A segment of the Spirosoma oryzicola genome:
TGATCATATTACAACACTTACTTCCATAAGTATTACTTATACTTACTAATACCATATACGACAATCAAAATATTTATCGTTAATAAAAACTCATTCTTAAGAAATAATTATCCAAAAGAATAGAGCAATTAAGCAATATATCATTGAATACGCAGAAAAATTACCAGTTAAAATTAACGATTTCACTATCTACATAATCAACTTTATTTTGTTTTTTTATTATTATAAAAGCAAAATATTTTTGTTAACAGTAATTATAAACCCAGTATAAAAAAACAGAAAACAGAAATCAGAATAAATAAATATTTTCGATATAACTTTATTTTTATTAGCTAGACAACATAGCTAATCCTTCATCAAAGGTCTTGGGATTATATTGCAATTCATTTCTCGCTTTGTCTATTAAAAGTATAGTACTTTGTGGACGGCGCGCCACTTGAATAAGTTTTGTGGTGTCAACGCGAGTAATTAATGACTTATCTAAGCCAAAGTATCTAGCTATTCTAGTAGCCAAATCATATGGCGTAAAAATTTCATAACCTGAGATATTAAAAATCCCTGTAACTACTTTGTCAATGATCATATAACATCCTACAGCCAAATCATCAATTAATGTCGGGGTTCGCCATTGGTCATCCACAACTTTAATTTTTTTTCCTTCTTCTAACGTTTGTTTAATCCAAGTAACGATGTTACTTCGGCCGTCATAATGCGGGGTACCATATAAAAGCATTGTACGGACAATAGACCAGCGTAAATTTGATTTTCGAACTACTAACTCACCTGCCTGTTTACTCTCACCATAGAAATTAATTGGATTAGGTTGGCTATTTTCATCATATGGACCGGTAAGCCCATCAAATATAAAATCAGTTGAGATGTAAAGCAGAAAGGCATTTATGGTATCACAAGCTTCTACAATGTATTCAACCGCGTGTACATTATGTTTCCAACACCTTGTCTTTTCCACTTCACATCTGTCTGCATCTGTCATTGCAGCACCATGGATGACTATGTCTGGACGTAAGTGCCTGATAGTCTCAAGAACCACTTGACGGTTTGTTATATCCATCGATTGATAGATATACTCTCCTGAAAAAGAAATCCGGTTAACCCCTATTCCTGTTGCTATTATAAATAGATCCGTTTTTTTTATTAATAATTCGACTAGTTTTTGCCCTAAAAAACCATTAGCCCCAGTTATTAGAATCCGCTTCATAAGAAACAACTAAACGTAAAAATTTTTGAAAACAGCAAAGATTATATTTTTCCTATTTTCCCAAGCAATGCATCTTGTATCCCTCTAACCATAAGCCACATACGTTGTTTTTTATTGCCTTGAGCAAAAACTATTTTCAAAAACTCTTTGACCAATAGCTTCGCTATTTTATAGGTAAATATCGGGTATTTATTGAAATAACTATGTGCCGTAATTATACCATTTCGGACCATGTAATACTGCCGCACAGGTTGACGTGATACAAAAGGCATTCCCCACTTATGTTTTCTTTCTCCTAAAACATGGCTATTGAGCGATATAGGCAGTTCGATAATAGTATATCCAGCACTAGATAAGTGTAAACAGTATTCATGGTCAACATGATCAACAAACAAATCTTCCCTAAAACCGCCAATAACTTTGTGAGCCTTTAAGTTTATAATATTACCACATGTCATAGTGTAAAGGACAGGATTTGGCTTTTTAACCCGCAACGTAGCTGGCGAATGAGCCACCGATACAATTCCAATCTGATTTGGATCTGAATATCCACTTATAAAGTGTTTCATCTCCAGAATCATATTGTCTGGTACACTACTATCGTCATCCATAGTCAAGAGGTAGTCATTTCCCTCCATTATTGCGTATTCAGCAGCACGGTTTAAGGCATTAGCGATTCCTTTGTTACCAAAGTTGTAAATATACTGTACGTTCGTTAGTTTATTAATTTGCTCGACTAACGTTTCATTTACACAATCAGAATTATCGACTACGAAAAGCTTACTAAGTTGAACTAGATAAGTGTCAATATTTTCTACACAAGAAACGGGACTATTATATAGCACAACTACACCTGCAACTTTCATAAGAAATCACGACTTAATACGAAACCATCATACGTTTTAATATATACCAAGAAAGCCAAAAACGATGTTTTAAACGTAGACTCCATTGATGAGACCCTTCACCGGTAGGCGTCATGTTAGCCCCATGTCGACGGTAGTAAATAAGAGGCTGATTATACAAATAAGGTTTACCTTTTAGTTCTACCATCAGCCCGATCCACCAATCGTGGTAATAAATGTGTTCGGGAAATGGTAAAACATAATTTAGCACGTTTCGCTTGAATGCCATACAGCATCCCATATATGAATTTTTCCAAAGATTTTTACAAAAGCCTAGCTGGCTTTTTCGAATGTTAAAGAAGGAATCATACATTGTCTTTCCTTTGTTATCAACAACTCTACAATCTGTTAGTACTAGATCGTAATCTACTAAGATTCCTAATACAGCATCTATTTTATTCGGGTACCAGATATCGTCTTGATCCGACAAAATGATAAAATTTCCTTCCGCATATCGGAGCGAATTCTCAAAATTTTTCGCAGTCGATTTGTAACGCCGGCTAGGCACTATGCGTATTCTTGAATCATTAAAACTTTCTATTATTGCAAGAGTTGTATCCGATGACCCATCGTCGGATACTATTAATTCATCATCCAAACTTAACTGGCTAAGAATTGACTTGACTTGCTCTTCTATAAATAGGGCTCCATTGTACGTAGCCATACATACACTTAATCGCTTCATTGAAAAGTTATCTAACTGTTCTGTTACGCCCAAAGTTAACTTTTTTACTGAACGTGTCACTAATGCTTAACCAGGTCAGTAAGGTTGCACGATTACCTCTATTCTAGGACACTGGTAATCCAACCACATTTAGTAGACAGCCGCCTGGTGCCCAGTTGTGTAATTCAGAGGTATCAGGTTAGCATTCGTGATGAATTGGCCCAACTTGGAGTACAGAGTTTACCATATTAGATAAGCACTTACAGGAGAGAAACGAGTCAAAATAAACTACTCTTGACCAGATGCTACTTAACTCATTACGCAGTAAGGAGATAACCGTTAGTATCCTGTGTACCGCCAAGGTAGATTTGATAGGTGTTAGCGGCTACCTTGTATATTACTCCTCATTTAACCTGAAGGGGAACGTAACCGAGAGACACCTACCCGGTGGTACTGGCTATAGTAATGTCTGGGTTGTTCAGAACAACGAAATTAGGTGATTTTTTCAGCACAGGTAATAAAAAAGCTAACGCGTGTTTATGCGTTAGCTTTTTTATTACCTATGCTGTCAATATAATTTTGTCGATAACAGGTTCTTTGTTAGCGACTGGGTTTCGGAACGGGATCAAAAAAAGACATCGCCAATAAATCCAACAATTACATCGGAAGAACCCATGCAATCGGCGATTTTAGGATGAGACACACACAAAGATGGGCGATGTGAACTTCGTGTTCACATCGCCCATCTTTGTGTGTAATCCGTTACCTGATTTGGTTTACATCGACGTGACTTCCCGTGTACGCAGATTTCGGACGATCTCGTCACAGTTGGCGCAGGCAGTAGCCCCCTGCTGATGGAACCACCGGCAACGGTCGCGAATGGCGCAGGTCACCAGTGTAGCTTCAGCTTTGCGGTTCATCGCGTCCACGATTTTGCCGACCAATCCGCAGCTGGTACTCTCTTTCGTCCAGTGACTACAACCGTTTTTAGCGCAGTTGCTCGCAAACCGGAACCGTTCTTCGGGCGCTCGCCCCTGCCGCGCTACGTCGACAAAGGTCTGGTCGATGACAATAGATTCATCAAGGTATTCAATCCGGCCCGACCCGTTCTGCACGCCAAATAATTCGGCACCGGGTTTAGCCACCGTACTGGGACAGAGCAGAGAAGCCATCGTTGCAGGACAGTTATAAGTTTGTTACCAGATGATTGATCTATTCACTCAAGGAACTGAAATCGGTGGGATTATTTATAAAGCCGATGGGACCTGTAATAATAGGAGATATATTAGGTTTATCCCCTCCAACTCCCCCACTGACGGCGTCCAATGCGTCGTCGGTTAACTGCCCATCTTCATCGATTTGAGCCAGCGATTTCATCAGTTCCTCCTGATTTTCGGCTTCGTTACGCAGCGCGTCGATCTTGTTGTTAATTGGTTTTTCCACGATTGCTAATAGTTATTGGGTATATGTTTAATTACGAATCAAAAGTCGGTCGTTAACCGCCCGGAAGCTATAACAACAGGTTGTACTCTAGTCAATCTGGTTATACCGCAACGGCATCATTTAGCGGAAGGGCCGTCATCCGGTCGGTATAGTTCTGAAAAAGTCGTTCCGAACCGTTCGCCGAAGCCAGCACGGCCATATCCGTTAAACACAGTGCATCCATTCGACACGCCTGATCGTTGACTGAAAACATTTTTCCTACCCTGGCGTCAAATTGGGCAATGGAGTTGACGGCTCGTTTGATCAGGCCAGTGAGCTGGTGAAAACCCGCTGTCGATAATCGGGAATTGCTCACGTAGTTCTCTAACCGGGCTCCTGTTCGGTAAGCTGGGTAGTCTTCCAGACCGAAAAACGCCAGCATCCACTCCTCCTTGAAATGGCCCAGCGCTTTGCAGATGCCCATGTAATCAGCCACGAGTTCGTCGTGCAGATTGTTGGATGCCGAGCCAAACCGGTTGAGGGTGTAGAGATGCGTGCATTCATGCTCAAGCCGTATCGACATCGAATAAGCTACCCATTCCTTCGAATCTAACCCCAGCTGTTTCGCCGATACGTTGCTGTAGGGTTTGTTACTCAGGATAACCAATTTATCCTTGTACAAGCTGGGGTTCGGCAGCACACAGCGCGCAAACTGTTCATTCCAGCTTTGCAATGAATTGTTTACTATCCATTGAGCTTTTAACTCGCGAATCCGCTCCCAATTGTTGATGCCATTGGCCAGCAGCGCACCCATCGACGGCGGAATCGCCACCGGGTTGTTTTTGTGTAGGAGGCATTGAACGAGCTTTATAAAATCGTCATCGTCGGGCACAACCAGAACAGGAATCAGACCAGCGAGGCTCTCGTGGAGCGTAAGTTGTAGTGATTCGGGCTGGTTGAGAACAAGCGAATGCCTAACGTCTACACCCGCCGGTTTGCCTTTCAGCACGGCATCGACGTATGCCTGCGTTTTGTTGATGCCGTCCTCAATGGGGAAATGTAGCTGCGGATAGCACGTTTGCAGGAACGCAAAAGCTTTTTCTCCGGCCCATTCTCTCCCGCGACTTTCCCAGAAATCAAGGTAGGGTTCGTCGCCGGAGACGATCCGTGAGCCGTTTTCAGGCGAACAAAACTTGTTGGTAAAATAGTCGCGCAGTTCCTCTGGTACCCCAATCCCATTGCTCTGTACGGCCCATGTTGATGCAGTTGCTCCCATAACTTAGGCGATTTGGCGTTTGGCGAGTTGAGCAAATAGGTTGTCGTTTTCCATCAATTCGTCGTACGTACCCGACTCGACAATGGTCCCCTTGTCCAGGACGTAAATACGATCAGCATTTTTGATCGTACTAAGCCGGTGGGCAATGATAATTCGGGTTGCCTGGAGTTTATCCAGACTTTGCGACACGGTATTTTGCGTTCGGTTGTCCAAAGCACTCGTGGCTTCGTCCATAAAGAGCAGTCGGGGTTTGTGAGCGATAGCCCGCGCAATCATAAGTCGTTGCCGCTGACCACCCGAGAATGTACCGGCTCCTTCGCTGACCACTGTATGCATTTCCATTGGCATGTGCTTGATGTCTTCTTGCATTCCCGCCATGCGGGCTGCTTCCCAGGCATCGTCCAGGGTCAGCTCCGAATTGCCAATAATGTTCTGGAAGATGCTGCCCGACATCAGCGCCCCGTTTTGTAGCACAACCCCAATCTGACGACGCACCAGTTCCTTATTCATCAGCTCGTACGAGTTGCCGTCATAATAGATTGACCCGGCCTCGGCCTGTTCGAAGCCCAGCAGCAGCCGCATAATAGTTGACTTGCCCGAACCCGAAGCGCCCACAAACGCAACCATTTCGCCCGGCTTAATTTTAAACGTGATGTTGTTCAGCACCAGGGGCTGGTCTTGCTTGTAGCGGAACGAAACCGAGTTCATCTCGATCTCACCCGCCAACTCACCGGGGTCGACACTCTGCTCAACGGATTCCGTTTCTGCCTCCAAAATAGGCTTTACTCGTTCGTACAGCGTAACTACGTTCAGCGACGTGATTAGCGCCATGCTAAGCCGCAGGCTGTCATTCAAAAACTGGTTGAACGACGTAATAAAGGCCATGAACACCCCTACCGAGAGCATCGCTGTTGCCGAATCGGCATTTGAGACGGTGTAATAAAGGAATGAGAAAAAGAAAATATTGGTCAGCAGCGGGTAAGACGCGTTGAAGACTTCCACAAAATTCTGGTAGGTACCCGAATTGAAACCAAGCTTCTTGAGGGTCGAAAATTTATCAGCCCACAGCGCAAAAACGCGTCGTTCGCCACCGGTTATTCTGATTTTGGTTATCCCCGACAGAAACTCGAAGAGAAAACCCTGAATTTCGCCCTGATAGGTTGATATCTGTCGGTCATATTTCAGCTTGAGCCAGCCAATACCCACCATAAATGCCCCCGCCAGTAAGCCCAGTCCAACACCCACCCAGGCCAGCTTCGTGTCGTAATAGAACAGCAGGATGAGGTTAACCGACGAAAAGGCTCCGCTCAAAACGGCGGTCATCAGGGTGCTGGAAACAATCTGACGGATGGTATTGATACTCAACACTCGGTTAGTCAGGTCGCCAGCGGTATATTTTTTATAGAACGTCACCGGCAACCGAAGCATGTGATCCATCATCCCGGCTTGTAAGTTGATGCTCGACTTCGATTCGACCCGCAGCTGAAGTGCCCCCTCGACTAATTGTAAACCCGCTTTTACGAAAGCGATCATAATCAGGATCAGGAAGACTTCCAGATGCAGCGATCGGTCTGCCGTCGGCACCACTTCGTCGTACATAATACCTGATAGTATCGGCACCAGCAGCCCAATCAAACTACCCGCCAGGGCCGACAGCATCAACCATTTTGCGTCTCTTTCGACGCCTTTGATGGCAAACGAGAGTACCTTTTTTACGGAACTCATTTTGCCGTCGAACCCCGAAAAAAACATGTAGCTAATGGGTTCTAAAGACTGCGCAATCTCGTGATTGATTACCGCTTCCTGTCCCGTTATCAAGTTTTTGATCAGGTAACTGGTGGGTGTTTTTTGCAGGAGTGCAACGGGGGTTTTGTCTTTTTTGGTAAAAGCCAGCAACGGCCCGCACTCTTCCTTCCACCAGGTATCCCTGAGAATGATTTTACGAATGCGCAGCTTCGAGCTTTTGGCGATCAGGTGGAGTTGGTTCGTGACGTTGTTCTGATGTGACTCAACGTATTTTGGCTCTTCCAGCGTAAAGCCAATCTGATTGCCGATAAGCTGACACGTCTGAAAAAGAAGATTCTGTTGGGTTCGCTTTCCCGTAACCTCCGGTCCCTGCCCGCTGCCGTTCCCCGCTACAACCGACTTTATTTTGCCGAGGGTCGTTTCGAGAGCTAGTTGGTCCGTAACGCGCTTTTCGGACAAATACGTAATTTCTTCCAGTTGCTGCGCGTCTATAATCTGGTTGATTTGCGCGTAGAAATGGGCTTCCAGCTTGCGCAGGGCCAGCAGAAAATAAACTTCTTCCTGTAAGAGCATCTCACGGGTGCTCAATACGCGCACAGTCGTATTATCCGTCAGCGATTTCAGCCACAGTTTGTTGGAGACTGGTGCCAGAAAATCAGGATACTGCGCGTGACTCACTTCTGTACTTTGCGCGAACAAACTAACCTCGCCCCGAAGCAATTGAATCCAGCTAATACCCATCGACGGGAATGCGATGGTATTGGCGTCCAAGGATACTTCCTGATACTCGTCGAGTGGTTTATAGACCCTGGGCGCGTTGGCCGCGCTGATGGCGGAGGATGTCTTTACGATCCATTTATCAATCATGTTCTTCAAAAAGAAATGATCGACGTTCAGCAGATCGACTTTATCAATTGCCAGCAACGTAGCCTCGCCGGAAAAAGCAATGAGTCGGGTAGTGTCGGCAACTGCCGGGGCCAACAGGCTAAACAATACCTCCCCCTTTTTGGCCGTATACAGAAATTTTAGTCGATTCGTATAATTTCCTTGGTCATCAATTCGGGTATAGAAAACGTTTACCTCTCCGGAGAGCACCATCCAGAACCGGTCCGTGCTGTCCAGAACCAATGGGTTTTCGGCACAGATAGCTAGTTTTTCTTTTATAGCTGACATAGACGTAGTATCGTTTATTTCGTTTCGATCAGGTGGGCGTACACTCCATTTTTCTTTACCAGCTCCTGATGGGTGCCCCGCTCTACGACTTTGCCATATTCCATCACAATAATTTCATCGCAGTCGATAATGGTGCTGAGCCGGTGCGCGACAATCAGGCACGTACAGCCCCGCTTCTTGATATTATCCATGACAATCTTTTCGGCCGTGGGGTCCAGCGCGCTGGTGGCTTCGTCCATAATCAGGATAGAAGGGTTGGTAGCCAGCGCCCGCGCGATCTCCAGCCGTTGCCGCTGCCCGCCACTAAAGTTGGACCCGCCTTCTGAGACGGCACTGTCGTAGCCATCTTTCCGGACGGATATGATGTCGTGAATGGCGGCATCGCGGGCCGACTGAATGATGTGTTTGTCGGAAATGGTTGAATCCCAGAAGCTGATGTTTTCTTTCACCGTACCCTTGAAGACCAACACTTCCTGATCGATGACGGCCAGCGAGTTCGTGACGACATGCCGCGGAATGACGCTTTTCGATTTACCATCGAAGAGTACTTCACCGCCCCAGATCGGATACAAGCCGGACGCTATTTTGGCCACGGTCGATTTGCCGCTACCCGAGCCGCCAACCAGCGCCACCCGGCTCCCCGGCTTTAGCTTCAGGCTGAAATTTTCGATGAGCGGGGGCATGGTTGTGTTATACCCAAACGTTACGTTTTTCAATTCGAAATAGCCGGTCAGTTTCGTACAGATGCCGTCTGACTGCGCAGCAGCAACAGCCCCCGGCCTGAATTGCTCATCCAGTTCGTAGTTCAGCACGTCGTCGATACGGCCCATATCGCTTTCGGTTTCGTGCAGCATCGTTCCGACAGCAATTAATTGGTTGACTGGCCCGATGAAGTTGCCCATCAGGTAGGTGAAGGATACCAGCGCACCGAGTGTCATTTCGCCATCCATGATCCGTAATGCCCCCAGACCCAGAATCAGCGTTGTGGTCAGCGACATAATCAGCGGGGGCAACACGTTGAGCCGGATGGTGAGCCAGCCTAGTTGCTGCTGCGAATTCATTACCTTGGCCAGGTAGCCAATCCAGTTCGTGAAGAAGTCGTTTTCACGACCCGATGCTTTCAGGGTTTCGATCATGCTGATGCCCGAAGTGGTGGTTCCGAGCAGCTTTCCTGTTTCGTTGCTCAACAGACGGCTTCCGTCTTTCCGGGCTCTGGACACGTACCGGAGTGCCAACACATTCAGCCCCGCCATGCCGATACCGATAAGTGTTAAGGGTACGTCATACGAAAACATCAGAAAGGCGTAGAACAGCACGATAATGACGTTCAGGACCGCATTGGCCAGATCGCCACTGAGTAAACGGGCCACTTTATCGTTGAGCGAAACCCGGTTGCCAATCTCTCCACTGTATCGTTGCGTGAAAAACGAAATGGGCAAATGAAAGACGTGCCATAGGAATTTGCTGGACGTGGTCAGGGCGAGTTTGGTTTCCAGTTTCAGCAGGTAATATTGCTGGAGGTACACCAGAACCGCGTTGACCGTCAGCACCCCACCCATAATTAGCAACAGGGGCATCACAAAGTCGGCATGGCCGTTGACCAGGTATTTGTCGATAAATACCTGGATGAACGATGGAATCACCAGGCCCGGAATGACCAGGAAGAGGCTCGCCAGAAAAATATACGTGATACTCAGCTTTGAATTAGAGACTCGGGTAGCCAATGACGCAGCCAGGCCCCGTTTTTCATTCCCTTTTTCGAAGCGTTCATTCTGTTTAAACGTCAGCACCACACCCGTGTAGGCTTCGTTGAACTCTTCATAGGTAACTGCGTACCGTCCCTGAGCAGGATCGCTCAGGTAGACTTTATCTTTTGAGAAGCCCTCTAAAACCAGAAAGTGGTTGAAATTCCAGAAGATAATGGCTGGCGTTTCAATTTGCATCAGTTTCTCAACCGACTTGGCGTAGCCTTTAGCGTCCAGGCCAAATTCACGGGCCGCTTTAATGATGTTGGTCGCCTTTAAGCCGTCTCGGGAGACACCACAGGCAATTCGCAGCTTTTCGAGGGGTACAAATTTGCCGAAATGGCCCAGGATGATGCTTAAAGCGGCTGCTCCACATTCTACACTTTCCATCTGTAGAACGGTGGGCACCTTAACAGGCCGCGCCTGTTTCCCAATAGGAAAAGTTGTATGGGTTGCCATCTCGAAAACCAGTATCAGTATAGATTGAAGAATTTCTTAAATGCAGGAACGACAATCGAAATTGGATTCTCCTGTTTAATGGTAATCTGGCCCATGCAGGAGGTACCTTCTTTAATGGCAATGTCGGGTCCTTTAGCCGATGTCCACTTGAAGCCGCTGTATGACTCATTATCTTTCTCAAAGACGACATGTACTTCGAAGAGCGGGCCTATTGCCAACAAACCTTTGGCTAGCTGATCATTTTTAACCGACGTCATCATGCCCTGCTGGGTGATCGGGAAGTCAGAAACGTACGTGACCCGGCCCTTGATAAATCCATACTCCTGTGGCTGTACGGTCGATGGCACCACGAAAGCCTCCATATCGCGCTTAATCTTCTTGCCATCCTGCGACGGAATGTAAAGAACACCCTTCAGGCTGGCCAATTGACCTTCTTCCTGATTTTTGAGTTTGAACAGCGGGGTCCCTGGCCCAACCATTACGCCCGCATCAGTGAGCACTTCGACAACTTCGCCACCGTAGGGGCTTTTAATGTTCGACTGTATATCGTAGCGCTCGGTCAGGAACTGAAGACTCCGTTCGGCTTCGGCAATCTGTTGTTTCTGGGTCGCAATGCGTTGTTGCAGCGAATACCCCGCATCGTGCTGCCGGTTGGAGACTTCGGCCAGCTGTACTTTCAGGCGTTCGATTGTATTCTTCGACGCATCGATCTGCTGTTTGGTACCAGCCACCTGCGCTTTCACAATCAACCCCTTTTCGACCAGGTTAACCTCCGATTCAAGCTGATTCGCCAGAAAAGCCAGCTTCTTTTTCTCGGCTTCAATTTCGCCCTGAATACTTAGCCGGTTCTGACTCATCAGCTCCCCTTCCAGCAAAGTGCCTCTGTTGCCGTACGAGATTATTTTGGTCAGTTCGTGTTTGCGTTCCGACAGGGTGGCTTTGGCATTCTCAATCTGCTGAACCAGCTCCGGCTGCTGCACCGTAGCCACTACGGCATCTTTCGCCACGTTATCGCCGATTCTGACCTGTAGTTTTACAAGCTGGCCCTGCGAGGTAGCTACCACTTCATGGACTTCGCCACCCAGTACGACCCCGGTTACATTCAGTTTGGTGCTTACCCGCCCGAAGACCGACCAGCCAATACCCGTAGCCAGCGCGGCAAAGACCACCGAAAGCGTAATCCAGGCTTTAGGACTGGTTACCTTAATCAATTGATCGAGCTTCTCGGGAGTCGACAGTTTTTCCAACGCCGACTGTCTAAAAAATCCTGCTGCCATGACGTTAATTATTGTTTATATCAGGGATGGTATAAAATGCGTTTCTGTCGATCACAAAGCCTTTGTTGTCTGGGGCTACCAGCGTTCCGGTGTCGTGTCTGAGATTGATGATTGCTCGGGCAAATTGCTGGTAAGCCTGTAGGTACCGGAGCTGTGCAGAAGTAAGTCGTTCCTGAAACAGGATCAAACTCAGGATGGTCGTCAGGCCCGACTGGAATTTGACCTGTTCGTCTTTGAACACATCCCGCGTATAGTTAAGGACTTCTTCGGCTTTCTGGAGGTTTGTAACGCTGTTGTCCAGATAGTTCAGGTCGTTACTGACGTCTAGCTCAATAATCCGCTGGATGTTGTTGACCACTACGTTTTGGTCGGTGACAGCCATTTGACTCTTGGTCAGACTGCCTCTCGCCCAGTTGTTATTGACCGGCATAGTGAACGTTAATTTGGCACCAGCTCCAATGTTTCTGCCTTCGTTGTTCGAGAAGGACGCCATCACATCGCTCATTCGATTGCCCGTACTGGCGCTTCCGTACGACACAAACCCAACCAGATCCAGCTGAGGTTTTACGTTGTTTTGTGCCAGTACATACTGCTGTTGCAGAGCCTCGTGGCCATGCCGGGCTGCCATTAGATCGGCTCGTCGCTCTTTGGCAATTCGGATAAAATCAGCTTCGGCAAGCCCTCTTTTGAACGCTGATTCGGAAATTGTCGGGAAATCATTTTCAGGGATATCGATCGACAGGCTTTCCTCCGTGCTTAAGCCGATCACTTTTCCCAACTGTATCCGGGCGTTATACAGGTCTTGCTGAGCCATGATGGTTAGCTTTTCCTGATTAGCTAAATCCGACTTGACCTGTATCAGGTCGCCAGCTGGCTTTTTATCGCCTTTTACCAGCTCTTCAGTTACAGACAGTACGTTCCTGATCCTGTTTTCACTCTGTTTATAGATTTCCAGGCTCTTAAACGCGGTGTAGTAA
Coding sequences within it:
- a CDS encoding NHLP family bacteriocin export ABC transporter peptidase/permease/ATPase subunit, producing MATHTTFPIGKQARPVKVPTVLQMESVECGAAALSIILGHFGKFVPLEKLRIACGVSRDGLKATNIIKAAREFGLDAKGYAKSVEKLMQIETPAIIFWNFNHFLVLEGFSKDKVYLSDPAQGRYAVTYEEFNEAYTGVVLTFKQNERFEKGNEKRGLAASLATRVSNSKLSITYIFLASLFLVIPGLVIPSFIQVFIDKYLVNGHADFVMPLLLIMGGVLTVNAVLVYLQQYYLLKLETKLALTTSSKFLWHVFHLPISFFTQRYSGEIGNRVSLNDKVARLLSGDLANAVLNVIIVLFYAFLMFSYDVPLTLIGIGMAGLNVLALRYVSRARKDGSRLLSNETGKLLGTTTSGISMIETLKASGRENDFFTNWIGYLAKVMNSQQQLGWLTIRLNVLPPLIMSLTTTLILGLGALRIMDGEMTLGALVSFTYLMGNFIGPVNQLIAVGTMLHETESDMGRIDDVLNYELDEQFRPGAVAAAQSDGICTKLTGYFELKNVTFGYNTTMPPLIENFSLKLKPGSRVALVGGSGSGKSTVAKIASGLYPIWGGEVLFDGKSKSVIPRHVVTNSLAVIDQEVLVFKGTVKENISFWDSTISDKHIIQSARDAAIHDIISVRKDGYDSAVSEGGSNFSGGQRQRLEIARALATNPSILIMDEATSALDPTAEKIVMDNIKKRGCTCLIVAHRLSTIIDCDEIIVMEYGKVVERGTHQELVKKNGVYAHLIETK
- a CDS encoding NHLP bacteriocin system secretion protein, which translates into the protein MAAGFFRQSALEKLSTPEKLDQLIKVTSPKAWITLSVVFAALATGIGWSVFGRVSTKLNVTGVVLGGEVHEVVATSQGQLVKLQVRIGDNVAKDAVVATVQQPELVQQIENAKATLSERKHELTKIISYGNRGTLLEGELMSQNRLSIQGEIEAEKKKLAFLANQLESEVNLVEKGLIVKAQVAGTKQQIDASKNTIERLKVQLAEVSNRQHDAGYSLQQRIATQKQQIAEAERSLQFLTERYDIQSNIKSPYGGEVVEVLTDAGVMVGPGTPLFKLKNQEEGQLASLKGVLYIPSQDGKKIKRDMEAFVVPSTVQPQEYGFIKGRVTYVSDFPITQQGMMTSVKNDQLAKGLLAIGPLFEVHVVFEKDNESYSGFKWTSAKGPDIAIKEGTSCMGQITIKQENPISIVVPAFKKFFNLY
- a CDS encoding TolC family protein — translated: MRHCLYGILIGVMALTSDVCAQVKCDLLEISRKAFDKNPTLVRSGLAIRSAEADLRIQRSTFDLNSFSELVFQNNQYRLLGADPRNAFLENSILLNNTLNMSAGLRKRLRTGQLTEFSFNYGFANNNYPINSFNQPISLYLGSNTSTLNVSLTQPLLRGKGRPIVTALERANSLYVLNAKSGNEFTTSSEIWQIGLAYWNYYTAFKSLEIYKQSENRIRNVLSVTEELVKGDKKPAGDLIQVKSDLANQEKLTIMAQQDLYNARIQLGKVIGLSTEESLSIDIPENDFPTISESAFKRGLAEADFIRIAKERRADLMAARHGHEALQQQYVLAQNNVKPQLDLVGFVSYGSASTGNRMSDVMASFSNNEGRNIGAGAKLTFTMPVNNNWARGSLTKSQMAVTDQNVVVNNIQRIIELDVSNDLNYLDNSVTNLQKAEEVLNYTRDVFKDEQVKFQSGLTTILSLILFQERLTSAQLRYLQAYQQFARAIINLRHDTGTLVAPDNKGFVIDRNAFYTIPDINNN